From a region of the Eretmochelys imbricata isolate rEreImb1 chromosome 6, rEreImb1.hap1, whole genome shotgun sequence genome:
- the LOC144265548 gene encoding uncharacterized protein LOC144265548, producing MSSDLLNYRPYTTSTPSYLRDTTDFLRKLQSIGDLPENTILATMDVEALYTNTPHKDGLQAVRNSIPDNVTANLVAELCDFVLTHNYFTFGDNVYLQISSTAMDTRMAPQYANVFMAYLEQRFLSSRPLMPLLYLRYIDDIFIIWTHGKEALEEFHHDFNNFHPTINLSLDQSTEEIHFLDITVLISNGHINTTLYRKLLTAIPTYMPPAFTQTTPHSPLSTAKLYDTTAFAPTPQTETNTYKISIEHSYNYNTHLLK from the exons ATGTCTTCAGACCTGCTGAATTACAG accctacactaccagcactcccagctatcttcgagacaccactgacttcctgaggaaactgcaatccatcggtgatcttcctgaaaacaccatcctggccactatggatgtagaagccctctacaccaacactccacacaaagatggactacaagccgtcaggaacagtatccccgataatgtcacggctaacctggtagctgaactttgtgactttgtcctcacccataactatttcacatttggggacaatgtataccttcaaatcagcagcactgccatggatacccgcatggccccacagtatgccaacgtttttatggcttacttagaacaacgcttcctcagctctcgtcccctaatgcccctactctacttgcgctacattgatgacatcttcatcatctggacccatggaaaagaagcccttgaggaattccaccatgatttcaacaatttccatcccactatcaacctcagcctggaccagtccacagaagagatccacttcctggacattacggtgctaataagcaatggtcacataaacaccaccctataccggaaactactgaccgctattcctacctacatgcctccagctttcacccagaccacaccacacagtccactgtctacagccaagctctacgatacaaccgcatttgctccaacccctcagacagagacaaacacctacaagatctctatcgagcattcttacaactacaatacccacctgctgaagtga